Part of the Corticium candelabrum chromosome 15, ooCorCand1.1, whole genome shotgun sequence genome, tggtctggcctaatTGAAGTGACATCTTTACATTAACACATCTAGATGTAAGAGACATAATATTCAAAGTTATTCTTCTGGTTACTGCTTGATAGACAAAGGAATCTTTGGTTTTGTGTACTCAAGATGACAAACAATGACCTTGTTGTGGCTTATTGTCTCTGATTGAATGACTAAAGGGCAAACCCGTAGCATAATGAATTGATCATGAAGGAGACTTTTGAATACACTTTCTATGTAGGCAATAACTGGCTTAGTGACGTGCAACCAAGATTAAATATGACTGTTTGGTTGTCTCTCTGTTACATGTTGCATTGGGATGAGGCGATAACTGGCATACCCATACTACATAGTAACATTGTTAGGAAAAAGTGCAGCAAATGTGTTAGTCATTTTTTGTTGGATGTCAactttttaatatcaattggtGCTTCTTTTCTATTTGAATGGCTAGTTACTTCCAATTTGCTTTAGCAAAACGACTCTGGTGCTTGAAATAgtgttgcgtgtgtgtgtgtgtgtgtgtgtgtgtgtgtgtgtgtgtgtgtgtgtgtgtgtgtgtgtgtgtgtgtgtgtgtgtgtgtggtagatTAGTGTCGTTACCATGACATCTGATGAACTTAGCTCATCTCACCACCATTGTTGTGGCATCTTCCATTTCTTACCACCCCTTCTATGGCATGTGATCTTTTTCCCACATTGGCTCTGACATCTCACACTAATCACACTATTATGGCATCTAATAGTTTCATCACTCTTTCCATGGcatctgtcacttgtgctgtaTGTAGTATTTGACAACCTTCATCACTCTGACCATTGCCATGGCATTTTACTGTTCTTTGTGTATACAAAACGAGTGATAAGTATCAAGcttgtttgtacatgttaCTGATGTATAGAGTAGGCTTGGTATGACCGTACAGACGTGGTAGGTAGTGGGACTGATGAAGAGATTTGCAGACTGCTTTTTGGTCAGCTCCATTGCCAAAGCATGTTTTGCTTTGTAGGTCTAAGATCTATCCTACACGGTGACAGACTGGTTGACGTGCCTTGTCCTGTAGCCAAACTGTTTGTACATTGAGTTAGCTCTATGTGGGTACATGCAGGGGTTAGCTTTGCATGTTGCATTCTATCTAGCGACCACTAGGCATGCATCCCGTGTTGCCATACTGACACACTGCTAGATTGAGCTGATGATTCAAATcatgtttatttgtattgagGTTCACTCTACGTATTCTACTGTTCTACTCGAACTGACGTAAAACGACATTCGCATTTTGAATCTTGTGCATGCCCGTGTGTGTGCCCCGAACTTCTACGCTATTGTAGTGCGAGTGGTGATACAATGATAAGCATGTATATCATTTTTCTACTGCAACTGGCAGTCTAGTCTGTCACATAATGAACACTTTAGTTGTAACTCGTATGCTTGAACTGCGATCCGAGCATCATAGATGATGGATACTTGACTTGATCCATTGAACTGCTGAATGGCATTGGGCAGTGGCCTGTTGGGCTCGGCATCCCTGAGACGCCTAGACCACCGGCGTGGACATAGTTGCTGTAGGCATCGACCGTAGCAGGAGTTAAAGGAGTCAGGGGGACTTGGTAAGCCGGCGAGCGCAGACCGGTTGAACCGTATGACGTCGGGAAGGCCTCCTCGACGGAAGGGTATGAGTGTACGCTTCCTCCCATGGTGTGCCCGGCCTGCCACTGTCCGAGCGAGTCCTGCCGGAACTGAACCCCCGGGGTGAGGGGAGACAGAGTCGACGTCATGTACTGAATGTCCCACGGACTGTACCCTGCCGCTTGAGCAAATCGCATGGAACCTACAGATTAGAAACAATGTTTAGTAACCAAACCCACAGAGCATGGACAACACGTTGAACCAGAAAAGAGGCTGTCGGTGAGAGAGGGCGACATGGGAGCTTGATAGAGTGAGTGCGCCCATGGAACCGGTTGGGTCCTCAAGTTCGACCTTCTGCCAGAAAACGATTCAGCAAACCGAGAACAACAATGTGAACGTTTGCCACTCACAGGTCGCTTTCTTGTGGCCCGTCTCGGAACGCCTTCGCGAACGGGTTGTTGTCGATTTTGAGCTGCGTGATTTGGTCGTTCTGATACGCCGTGACGGCGACGAAAACGGTTTCGGGGAACATGAAGACGCCGTGTTTACTGTCGTCGTCTGCGTCCTCGCCGTCCTTGACCACGTGTATACGCGGTTGGTACTTTTGCATTGAATTGAGAACAATCTGTagatagacatacacagagaATTCGAGTAAGAAAACGCAGTTATATAGTTTAGTGTTTATACATGTCCCAGCgtgttctttttgttgtttgtgagCTTCATCTTTTTGAAAGAGAGTTGTTGGCTCATCCAGTGTTCGCCCGTTTTGGGAGATTCGGGGTGGACGTACCGCGGGCGCGGTTCGAGTTCCTTCTCGGCCTTTCCGACCACCATCCACTTGGAGCACATATACTTGTAGCGGTCTTTGTCGACCGGAACTATGTCGAGAAAGACGGTGTAGTTGGCGTCGACTTCTAGGCCTTTGACGGAAACAATCGGAGCGGGAAACATTCGCCTGTGAAATGCAGTCGATGGTAAattataacaacaacaaattggGCGTTTGTTGTACGTATACTGTACCTTCCCGCTTTCGTTATAATCATTTCGGTACCGATGTGGTTAAACTGCGACCACAAGTGTTTGCTCTCGAGTGTAACGTGAATGTTACCGTGAGTATCGTTTCCATGTGGTTGTTCGTCGACGTTCGACGCGCTCTCGAGCTCTTCCGTCTCGCTATCGCCGTTCTTCGCGTCGACACCGGCAAACGCATCGTCCATACTTTCATTTAGCTCTACGGTTTCGTCGGTCAATTTCGGTTGTCGCTTATCAGTCAGGGTCGAGTCATTAGTACACGATTCGCTGACTGGAGGAGAAACGGCGATGATGCCGGTGCCGTCCACGACATTTTCGTTTTCCAGTTTTTCCGCATCCGCTAGCTGGTGGGCGACGATGCATTCTTCTTctggtggtggtgtgtttaTCTGAAGACGAAAGAGTGATAGGAAGTTAGTACCGAGTGCTAAACGTAAACCCACTTCTCTATGCGTTATCGCGACGTGAACTATAGGCACCTCCAGTTCTCTGTTCTTGCACAGCGACTCTTGAACGTGCGAAGGTAAAGCGACTGCCTCCATGACTAAACTGCTACAATTAGTAGTTAGGCGGCTGACGCGAGCTCAAGACAACTTGTTGTGCGGCGCTCTTTGATAAAATTGTCACGTCTACTTCTGGGTTGAATTCGTCATTGTCGCTTCTTGACTCCGATGCAGCTGCCAACGTTGCTCGATGCTATGGCGCTATTGGTAGGTGATGGGTTCGTTTGACGTCTGTCGCGCAATTATCGATGAATGTTTTTGAGTTTAGCCAAAGGTGATGATATCGACAGTTGTGGCCGATGTCCATATCGGTGGTGAAATTGAGCTGCGCGTCGTGATTCTGAGGTTAGAGAGTTGCGGTCGAGTGTAACGGACATGTCTTTTGGGTTAGTGTATCGAGTTAGTGACATTAGAATGTTTACAAGTTGTGCCACAATCTAGTCGCGACTGGCACGTTTCGACAAACATTTTCCACCGGCAATTATCGCTTCGCAAATTCGTCTAGCGCCCTCACACTTGTAAACTTTCTCATCGACTTCCATGCAAGTGTACAAGTGTtcgtgtggatgtgtgtgagCGTATACGTTGCGGGCGTGTGATTGTACGAGTATAAGTACAATGGGGGCAGGAGAGCGAGAGAGAACGAAAAACTACGTGTAACCGACGTTTGTAACGAGTGTCCGTTTATTGGAAAAAACTGGTAGTATACGAAAACAGGGCAATGATCGAGTCTTCTACGGGCGAAGTTGCTTTCTTTGACGGGATAGCTTCCTAGCTAGACACACGTATTGGCTATAGCCCTGAGCATGTCATATCTAGCTAGCTGTAGCTGtgaaaagaaatagatgttgGCGCTTCCATTTTATCTTCTGATCTCATGTCACACTGTGATCACTGCTTCTTCGTCAATACTTGTCAAAGTGAGATAATAGTAAAGTTGCACTGTTGCAGACTCTGGCAGGTTATGTGTTGACttattagtaaattaattaattaagttatgcATCATTGAACGTTTGCACGAGCTGCTGCTCGGGTTAGTATGCGCTTTTGAAGAAGTCTAGGGTGCATTCGTTTATTCTATTCCAACTATTCCGGAATACGCGGTTGAAGTCATTCCAACCCATTCTTTTTGTCCTGTTCACCCATTCCGGATTGCGGCGGTTTGTCTCCCGGAGCGTCCGGGATAAGGTGTAGATTAGTGCAAGATGGACGCTCAACGAACGACTAGTATTTCTTCTTCCACTACTGCTGCCGTCGTTGCTGTGATCCAAACTTGCTAGAGgcattaattaagtgacaGTGAAAGTAGTGAAGAAAGCAGGAGGGAGATGAAACATTTGCGGTTTACGGTTTGCGGTTTGGTCAAAACAAACAGGGTATTCCTTTCATTCTCACACCAAACAGCAAACTAAACCGGTCGACGGAGTGGTTTCATCGGAATGGTAAACCGGCTGTTCCAGAATAGTTTTCGAACGATTATTCCCTTGTATTCTCATTCCTGAATGGTTGGAATAGAATAAACGAACGCGCCTCTACTAATATAGCAGCAGGTATAAAGGTCCGAAATTCGCGGTTTTCGAGCGGATTCAAATTCTGTTACTAGGCCGCACgaacgcatgcatgcatgtatatagaACAAACTCTATAGGCTATAGATGCATAGTTGGTTGGTTGTTAGAAATTTTCGAGCTAGGTTACCTTTGGTATAGTTGCAACATCTCTAGCTAGAGACGTGTTGAAAATCCAAGCTGCATTTTTACCGCCACGGCGTAAATTCTGTGACATCTCGGATTGATATCTGACGGTCtccatgcatgcatttgtatgtctaaCCTACTTTAGATTTTCATGTCATCCGCCTACTAAAAGTAGCACGCATGCAAGCAATCGTTTACATGTTAGAGATAAATGCAAACCAATCGCTttgcatgttaattaacttattttCCAATTCCATCTAACAGTGCATGCTAGCTTGGATGCAATACACTATAAAACTATATGTACTcgagattaattaaatgcagaTCTACGCATACAAAGCTATGTAGATGACTAACATTCTAGATCATTACCAGTTTACTAACGGCATTTACACATTGTATACACACTCAAATTAGTACTCAAGACATCTATTGTACAATTTATTTGCAACGCTTAAATTTCATTAGAACAACTGTATACAGTGTAGCTGAAATGCTGTTTCAATTACCTTGTCAAGAGAACTCGTATTGCTTGGTGCATACGTGTCGAAATCATCCTTCGGGCTCATGAAAATCATGCAGGGCATATAACATCTTTAACCGCCGGACAACGTTAACGTTTGCAATGCAAAATGCATGCAGACTCGCCCTcgcgcgtgcatgcatatgaCAACGTTGTCTCACATGTCAAACGTACGTCACCACGGCTGCGTAGCTGAGACTTGTCATTTCAAAGTTGCAGTAGAGACTGTTGGCTGGCTGTTCGTGTTGCCTCATGCAGGATGGTTTCTCGATTTCTAGTCGGCATCGCGGCAGTAATAATGACAAGCCTGTCAACCTCGTCTGTGTCGGCAAAATCTACTAGCACGATGCGCCATTCAGCCAATTGGCCAGGAACACTAACCCGCCATATATCAACGACGGGAGAGTCGATCCACGTCAATCAACTCAACTCCACGGTTTTGTCTGGTTCTTATGTTTCCTCCAACGGTCGCGTGTTGCGTTTCAAATCGACGTGCAGCGGTCAGGTTGAAGTAGTACGGGTGGACGGTTCGCTAGTGATTGGTGTTGGAGCCGTACCTTCACACCCCAATATTCGTTACCTATCGCTGCAAAATACGACGTTTTTGTATGATGTCGAAGGTTTTGTGAACGAATATCAGAAGAGGCGACTAGTAGACGAGCTGCGACACCTCGGAGGTGCTCACAACGTGGTGGATGTGTCCGACCCAACTGTTAATATTAGCAACTACGATATTGAGAGTCTACTGTCGGATATCGATTCCTACATGCTCGCATCTCTCTCTCGGTCTCTTGGCGAAATTGGAATTGTTGGTTACTCAGAAAATTGTTCCCTTCCTCTTCATCTAACTGCTTTATCTTTacataaatataaatacagAAATGTTAGTATCCATGGCAACCAttttactgcgcatgcgcaacgtCAGTTTCCGGCGGATGAACGGAATCGTGGCGCGTCACGTGATCGCCGTTCTTGCGAAGAGTTTCCCAATGCGGATGACGAGTGTCTGGGCATGTGTGGATACGGATGTTCGTGTTGGAAGTGGGTCTGCAATGACTGCTGTTTTCATCAGGGATGCTACGAACACGACATGTGCTGCAGAAAGAGCAGTTTTCGTTGCATGTTTGTACACAACTTTAGTTGCTCGGAATTTACAGACTGCCAGTAGCCACTCTAACTAGATAACCGACTGCACAACCAGGAATACATGTACGACGGTGGAAGCAAATTTGCATTGTTTGgcataacgcgcgctaagagATGCAactttatcacgtgactataataTGATTAGTACACCCAATCAGCTAGTTTTGCTCGAGAGCCGGTCATTTCCACCGCGGGGGGAGATAACaggctggactctcgagcctacCAATTAGCAGGCTAGGCTATAATCACATTTCTTGCATTATATTTCGTCAAAGATTCTAGTGTTACATTTtcaattaacaaataattaatttatttaatcagtcATATACGTCATTATCTGGAAATTTGGGATAATGTGCTTCTGGACAAAATTCAACTTTTTGAACTAGCAACGATTGATCCGACAACTACCGTCACTGCAGAATTAACTTTCGTGGATATCAATGCATGCATACGTTTAGCCCCGCCCAAATCATTCTCACCCTCATTGCGCATGATCAGCAGGCCTGAGCAGATATCGGTCTCGTTCGCCACTAGAAAATGTCGAAGGCCTCGTCGTCAACCAAGTTCCGTCGCGTCGATGTCGACGAATTGGACGAGGAGAACTACCGAGACGAAACCGACGCCCCGGAGGGCGGCGACGAAGGCGCAAGCATCGAAAAACGAGAATCGGAAGTGGAGGGTCACCTCAAAATATATCCGCACCACTAGTTACCATGTTGTACGTTTAGAAATTTTGTTTTTCTCGTTTGTCTTTGACTGTTGACACGAAGAATAACAAGGAGGCCCTGCAGGCTGTCATGCACGATCCGCCTGTTGCGTCTCGCGATCAGAAAGTGAAGGTAAGGGAGTCAACATCGAGTTTGTCTGTGATAGCGCTTGTTCGAGCCGCAAATATACGCGTTTACTGTCCGTACGGCTGCCCGACGGAGCGAAAAAGGGAGAGAAAGTTGGGGTTTTTGTAGTGTTGGTGGGTTGAGTAGTCATCTGGTGGCGCGCGTTAGCATGTAGGTGGCGCGCGTTAGCATGTAGTGTACCACGTGATGAAGCGCATCGGCAGTCAAACATTTGGCGGCTTTGTGAGTGAAAAGTGAGTCACATGAGTAGTCTGGCGAGTAATGCAGCCCAGGCAATAGTTTTCAATCTGTTGCGTATCTAGTACTGTAATAGGCAATAAATTGCCAATATTTTACCTTAGAATATTTTAGTCTGAACAAATTGTGTGTACATGACACTATGTACTTTATCAGGTGAGTGCGCGTGCGCTGTGAAGGTTATggtggtctgtgtgtctcaCTGCCATTCTGTCCCAGCATGCTTTTTGTTTGACTCACCTGCCTGCTAAAGGTCTTGATTATTTACAACGTTGATAGGGGATATGGGGTCATTGATAAATCATAACATGTTTGAatgtgacaaacacacacacacacacacacacacacacacacacacacacacacacgtacactcactcacacgtgcatgcacacacaccacaaacacacacacacacacacacacacacacaaaatgaacacaaacaaacaaacaacacacatacaagcagacaacaacacacacacaagcaaacaacatacagacaacacaaacatacaaacaacacaaacatacaaacatacaaacaacacgaTTACAGACAACccacacacatatacaaacagacaacacacaaacaaacaaacaacacacacagacaaatgaacaacacaaacaacacacatacaagcaaacaacacacacaaacaaacaatacacagacaaactaaaaacacaaataaacaaacaacacagtcaaacaaacaaacaaacaacacacgtgcaagcaaacaaacaacacacagacaaacaacaaacacaaacaaacaaacaacgcacacagacaaatgaacaacacaaacaaacaacacacatacaaacaaacaaacaacagacaaacaaacacaaacaaacaacacacaaacaatcaatacgtacaagcaaacaacacacacagacaaacaaacacaagcaaacaacaacaacagcacacATGCAACATTTTTGTATACCAACATATTTGCCTTCAGGATCGGTTCTTCGCTCTGGTGATGAGAGTACTGTCGGGTTTCAAAACAAGCGAGATCGACATCGCCGCAAAAGGGCTCACACTCGATCAGATCGACATTCTAATGAAATACATCTACCGCGGATTCGCAGAGCCATCTGAGAAAGGCAGTGCTCTACTCCTACAGTGGCACGAAAAGGTATCCAGTAACTAGTGAGTATCTCGTCTTGTCACAAAACTCTCTCGTTGTTTGATTCGTAGGCGTTGGCCATTGGAGGTCTTGGTTGCATCGTGAGGGTGCTGACTGATAGGAAGAATGTATGAAGTGAACGATTCGTTTAACTCTTTCTGAACTTGCTGTTAAGTTTCTAATCTAATTTGTTGCTGGAAATTCGAAGGTCGGAACTCAACCTGCAGGCCTGCACACGTTCTAGTAAAAATGCTCGCATTTGGCGAGTAAATATTGAATTTACTCGCTAAACGAATTGTGAGCCTCGCAGTCCTACAAAGTGCGCGCATTCTTGCACATGTATGTCTCACCACTAGACTCACGTGAGGTGGCAGTGTCGGGTCCCGGATAACAGTCCATGTCCATCAAACGTGTGCGTAGAAGGGAGCGTTTTCTGTCAGTGGCGAGCAAGCTGGTAGCAGACATTCATCGTCTCCTGTCACCTTTACAGGTTATTTTGCTGGTTATACATTACACATTACACATCATGCTTTGACGTGTCCCGTATGTGCGTGACAACAGCCCTCTTCCGTTTTCTCGTTACAGACTCAGGGTTCGGTAAGGGTGGGTGGCGCCGGGAAAGAAGAGCAGTTAGAGTATAATCAGCATTACACACCTGGCATGTTCCCACAAAGTGTCCATGTGTCATAATTATTGTAGACTCGTGCCGTcctacaccacgtgcgctagctgtcacgtgtgtataggtgcACGTGGTtccacacgtgtggttggcctaaGCGCGAAGTGATAGCTGCTTACCAATGCTGGTCAATATGAGAACAACCATCTCACAGAATTCACTCGCACAAGGCGAATAAAACCAATATTTTAGTCGCCACTTCATAAAATCACTCGCATTGGATGTACTCGCATTGTGCAGTCCTGAAATCTAATTACCTTCGCACACAACAACTCATTAGGATCCTACTGTATACACACGCCTCATGAAAAGTGCTAGATACAAGTAtggtgcagacagacaacagaccgtCTAGCTGCTTGTATTTCGTGCAGTCAACAAAGTGTCAGTCAGTCTCATGCAACTTGCACCTGTGACCTCTCCAGGTCGCGTAGCTCTGTCAAGTACTGCTTCGGCGAGAGCATACAATTCGACCCTAAACGTATCACATCGACGGTCACTGGATGCTGCACATGACATGCAATGTCCGTCTTGACTCACCGACGATCACTTCCCAGCCTTTCCTGTTCTCGTCATTTGATACTTCGTATGCAGACCGAAGCTCAGAGTATGTGGCCCCACCGGCGATGAAGATGATCAGTCTGGGTCCAGTTCGGGCGACTGCACCCGGCTAATGGAGAATCGAGATATATAGTAATTTATTGGATTTTGATGTAATGTAATTGTAGGGAGAAAAGTACTTTCTGTTGTGGATCCCGTTGATGCCATGTCCAACGAGCACTAAACATCAGAGGTTAGGGTTACTTACAGTGTACAGTGccattgagtgtgtgtgtgtgtgtgtgtgtgtgtgtgtgtgtgtgtgt contains:
- the LOC134190943 gene encoding T-box protein 12-like isoform X3; translation: MEAVALPSHVQESLCKNRELEINTPPPEEECIVAHQLADAEKLENENVVDGTGIIAVSPPVSESCTNDSTLTDKRQPKLTDETVELNESMDDAFAGVDAKNGDSETEELESASNVDEQPHGNDTHGNIHVTLESKHLWSQFNHIGTEMIITKAGRRMFPAPIVSVKGLEVDANYTVFLDIVPVDKDRYKYMCSKWMVVGKAEKELEPRPRYVHPESPKTGEHWMSQQLSFKKMKLTNNKKNTLGHIVLNSMQKYQPRIHVVKDGEDADDDSKHGVFMFPETVFVAVTAYQNDQITQLKIDNNPFAKAFRDGPQESDLRSNLRTQPVPWAHSLYQAPMSPSLTDSLFSGSMRFAQAAGYSPWDIQYMTSTLSPLTPGVQFRQDSLGQWQAGHTMGGSVHSYPSVEEAFPTSYGSTGLRSPAYQVPLTPLTPATVDAYSNYVHAGGLGVSGMPSPTGHCPMPFSSSMDQVKYPSSMMLGSQFKHTSYN
- the LOC134190943 gene encoding T-box transcription factor TBX20-like isoform X2 → MEAVALPSHVQESLCKNRELEVPIVHVAITHREINTPPPEEECIVAHQLADAEKLENENVVDGTGIIAVSPPVSESCTNDSTLTDKRQPKLTDETVELNESMDDAFAGVDAKNGDSETEELESASNVDEQPHGNDTHGNIHVTLESKHLWSQFNHIGTEMIITKAGRRMFPAPIVSVKGLEVDANYTVFLDIVPVDKDRYKYMCSKWMVVGKAEKELEPRPRYVHPESPKTGEHWMSQQLSFKKMKLTNNKKNTLGHIVLNSMQKYQPRIHVVKDGEDADDDSKHGVFMFPETVFVAVTAYQNDQITQLKIDNNPFAKAFRDGPQESDLSNLRTQPVPWAHSLYQAPMSPSLTDSLFSGSMRFAQAAGYSPWDIQYMTSTLSPLTPGVQFRQDSLGQWQAGHTMGGSVHSYPSVEEAFPTSYGSTGLRSPAYQVPLTPLTPATVDAYSNYVHAGGLGVSGMPSPTGHCPMPFSSSMDQVKYPSSMMLGSQFKHTSYN
- the LOC134190943 gene encoding T-box transcription factor TBX20-like isoform X1 — protein: MEAVALPSHVQESLCKNRELEVPIVHVAITHREINTPPPEEECIVAHQLADAEKLENENVVDGTGIIAVSPPVSESCTNDSTLTDKRQPKLTDETVELNESMDDAFAGVDAKNGDSETEELESASNVDEQPHGNDTHGNIHVTLESKHLWSQFNHIGTEMIITKAGRRMFPAPIVSVKGLEVDANYTVFLDIVPVDKDRYKYMCSKWMVVGKAEKELEPRPRYVHPESPKTGEHWMSQQLSFKKMKLTNNKKNTLGHIVLNSMQKYQPRIHVVKDGEDADDDSKHGVFMFPETVFVAVTAYQNDQITQLKIDNNPFAKAFRDGPQESDLRSNLRTQPVPWAHSLYQAPMSPSLTDSLFSGSMRFAQAAGYSPWDIQYMTSTLSPLTPGVQFRQDSLGQWQAGHTMGGSVHSYPSVEEAFPTSYGSTGLRSPAYQVPLTPLTPATVDAYSNYVHAGGLGVSGMPSPTGHCPMPFSSSMDQVKYPSSMMLGSQFKHTSYN
- the LOC134191010 gene encoding actin-related protein 2/3 complex subunit 5-like, whose product is MSKASSSTKFRRVDVDELDEENYRDETDAPEGGDEGASIEKRESEVEGHLKMKNNKEALQAVMHDPPVASRDQKVKDRFFALVMRVLSGFKTSEIDIAAKGLTLDQIDILMKYIYRGFAEPSEKGSALLLQWHEKALAIGGLGCIVRVLTDRKNV